The following nucleotide sequence is from Pseudofrancisella aestuarii.
ATATTTTAAGAGGCGGCAGAGCTAATTTTGGAGACAGAATTAGAAGATCTACTGCTGATTCTATGGGTATGATTGCTACTATGATAAATGCTCTAGCTTTGCGAGACATGCTTCTGAGCGAGGGAGTGGAGGCTGAGGCTTTTTCTGCTAGGAGTATAGATTCTTTAATAAAATCTGCAAGTGCCCATGAGTTTAATATAGCTTTAAATGAAGGTAAGGTTGTTATATTCTCTGGTGGAACTGGTAACCCTTTTGTGACTACTGATAGTGCTGCTAGTCTTAGAGCTGTTGAAATAGGTGCAAACGCTTTGCTTAAAGCAACTACTGTTGATGGCGTTTATGATAAGGATCCAAATAAGTATGCTGATGCAAAGAGGTTTGATAGCATTACTTTTGATGAGGTTTTGAGTAAAGAACTTTCTGTTATGGACTTAGGATCTTTTCTTCAGTGTAGAGATTTTAATATACCAATATATGTTTTTGATATGCAAAAAGAAAATGCTTTATTAGATGCTGTAGTCAATAGTAGTTGTGGAACCTGGGTCGTTTAAATTAATTTATAGAGGTTATTTAGTAATATGATAAATGAAATTTTAAAAGATGCTGAAGTTAGGATGCAAAAAAGCTTGGATGTTTTGTCTGATGATCTAGCTAAGGTTAGAACGGGTAGGGCTCATCCTGATATTCTTGCACATATCGTGATAGATTATTATGGGGTAGAGACTCCTGTTACACAAGCTGCTAGTATAACTGTTTTGGATGCTAGAACTTTGGGTATTACGCCTTGGGAAAAGGGCTTGGCAGGTAAAATTGAAAAGGCTATTATTTCTTCAGATTTGGGCCTCAATCCTACTAATCTTGGAGATTCTCTTAGAATTCCTATGCCAGCTCTCAATGAGGAAAGAAGAAAAGAGCTTGTAAAGCTAGTAAGATCTGAGACAGAAAATGGTAAAATTTCTGTTAGAAATATTCGTAGAGATGCTAATGGCGATATAAAAGAGCTTCTTAAAGAGAAAGAAATTACTGAGGATGAAGCAAAAAGAGCTGAGGATAGTATTCAGAAGATAACGGATAAGATGATTGCTCAGGCTGATGCTTTGTGTACTAAGAAAGAGCAGGATCTAATGGCGATATAGTTGTTTCTTAATAATTTCTTGTATTTAATCAGAATCTTTTTTATCATTTATACATTCTAATTTCAAAATTTATTCTATGAGTTTTGGTGAAGAGCCTAATCTTAGGCATATTGCTGTTATTATGGATGGTAATGGCAGATGGGCAAAGAGTAGGTTTAAGCCAAGAATTTTTGGTCATAGAAGTTCTGTTTCTAGAGTTGATTCTACTATAGAATATTGTACTGAAAATGATGTGCAAGCTCTTACATTATTTGCATTTGGTAGAGATAATTGGTCTCGCCCTAAAGATGAGGTTGATGATCTTATGGAGTTATTTTTGAAGACTCTAGAGAATAAGGCAGAAAAGCTTCACAAAAATAATGTTAAACTAACAGTTGTTGGAGATAGAAAGAGATTATCATCTGAGTTGCTTGCAAAAATTGAAGAGGTTGAGAAGCTTACAGCTCAAAATAGCGCTTTAGATTTGAGGTTGGCTGTTGATTATGCGGGTAGGTGGGAGATATTAGAGGCTGTTAAGTCTTTATGTTTGGAGCTTTCTGGCGATGAGGAAAGGATTAGAGATATAGAGATGCAAGATTTTGAGAAAAAACTTGTGGCGGGGTCTTTGCCTGTGGATTTGCTTATTAGAACGAGTGGAGAGGTTAGGCTTAGTGATTTTATGCTTTGGCAACTGGCATATGCAGAGATGTATTTCACAAAAGTTATGTGGCCTGACTTTACAAAGAAGGAAATGCAAAAGGCAGTTGACTATTATTACACAAGACAAAGAAGATTTGGAAAAACTTCGTAGTTTATTAATTTGGGATGGATAAAAAATAATGAAACAAAGAATAGTTACTGGAGTATTGCTAGCTCTTGTTGTGTTTGGATTTTTACTTGTTGCTTCGGATTATATTTTCGGGGTTGGTGTGTTTTTGGTTGCTATACTTGGTGCGTATGAGTGGATTAGGTTGGCTGGAGTAAGTAATAATGAGGATATTATTAAGTATTTAGCGATTTATGGTGTTTTAGCCATACTGGTTGCAGCGTTATTTAAATATATACAATTCATTTTTCCAGTTTTTTGGTTGTATGGCGTATATAAGCTTTATCAGTATGAGAAAGAAAAGATTGAGAAATTAACATCTCTAGAAATACTTATCTTTGGTGCTTTTGCGCTAACACCTTTTGCCGCATCGCTGTATGTGTTACATAGCAATGGTATTGCATGGGTGTTTTTATTTATATTGATTATAGCTGCTGCTGATAGTGGAGCATACTTTGTTGGAAAGTCTATGGGTAAAACACTGCTGCTTCCAAGATTAAGCCCTAAAAAAACTATAGAAGGACTGATTGGTGGACTTATTTTAGCAATTATCGTTTCTATAGTGTTTTTGTTATTTATGGATTTAGGTTTTTTAAAGTATTTGCTTATGATCATTGTTTGTGGAGTTGTATCAATAGTTTCTGTTATTGGGGATGTTTTTGAGAGTATGATAAAGAGGGTTGCTGGGGTTAAAGATAGTGGAGATATTTTACCTGGTCACGGAGGTATTCTTGATAGAATAGATGGTTATTTGCCAACTCTGCCTTTATTTGTGTTTTTGGGATATGTTGTAGGTGTTTTAAACTTTTAATTTTGGAGTTTTATTTTGATAGGAAGGGTTCAAATAAAAATATTGAACAAAGAATTGATTGGTGATATTCCTCGGTATGCAACTTTAGGATCAGCGGGAGTTGACTTGACTGCTTGTATTAAGGAGAGTGTTTTTCTTGGGCCTGGAGAGTGTAAGCTTGTTGGGACTGGGATCGCAATAAATATTGCCAATCCTGATTTGGCTGCTTTAATTTTACCAAGGTCTGGCTTGGGCCATAAAAAAGGCTTGGTGCTAGGTAATGGTACTGGGTTGATTGATTCGGACTATCAGGGTGAGTTGATGGTTTCTTGTTTTAATCGCTCTAAGGAGGCTATAGAAATAATTCCTTTAATGAGATTTGCACAGTTAGTTATTATTCCTGTGGTGCAAGCGGAATTTGACTTGGTAGAAGAGTTTGATGATGTGACAAGTAGAGCAAGCGGTGGTTTTGGCCATACAGGAGAGATTTAATGTTTTTTAATGTTCCAAATTTATTAACTTTTGGAAGGTTGTTTTTAATACCCTTTATGATTATTTGTTTTTATATTGATTTTAAGCATCATCATGGGGTAACTGCGACATTATTTCTGTTAGGTGCTGCGACAGATTGGTTGGATGGTTATCTGGCTAGAAGATGGGAGCAAACATCAAAATTGGGAGCTTTCTTGGATCCTGTTGCAGATAAGCTAATAGTTGCTACAGCTCTTTGTTTGTTTGTTGAGATGTATCCTTATTGGTGGGCTACAATTCCAGCTATTATAATGATTTGTCGAGAAATTTTAGTTTCAGCATTGAGAGAGTGGATGGCTGAATTGGGCCAGAGAAGTGTGGTTAAGGTTGGTTATTGGGGAAAGGTTAAAACTGCTGCTCAAATGACGGCTTTATTTATATTTTTAATCAAGCCAGCTATACATTTTGAGACTTCTGTTGATTATTCTAGTTTTAATACTTGGTTTATTTTGTTGGGCTTTTTTATGCTTTATGTAGCTGTAGTTCTTACGGTATATTCTATGTGTAATTATTTATATGTTGCATTTAAGTCTATTTTTGGAAAACAAAACTAGCTGGTTTTTTGCTTTTCTTTATCTTTCTTTTTTGATATGATTTGTGCGTAATGCTATTTTTACAGTTAAATGGCGTGAAAATATATAAATTAAATACTGATGTAAAATAAAAACGGAGAATAATAACTAATGGCAACAGTCAATCAGTTGGTGAACAGCCCTCGTAAGAGATCGGTTGTTAAATCTAAGGTGCCTGCGTTAAAGGCGTGTCCTCAAAGAAGAGGGGTTTGTACAAGAGTTTATACAACAACTCCTAAGAAGCCTAACTCAGCACTTAGAAAAGTTGCTCGTGTAAGATTAACGAGTGGTTTTGAAGTTACAAGTTATATTGGTGGTGAAGGTCACAACCTGCAAGAGCATAGTGTTGTTCTTATAAGAGGTGGTAGGGTTAAAGATTTACCCGGTGTGCGTTACCATATCGTAAGGGGTGCTTTAGATACTTCAGGCGTTAATAATCGTAAGCATGGTCGTTCTAAGTACGGTACTAAGCGTCCTAAGTCTTAGTTTGTGTTTAAATTAAATTTAAAAAGGTGTATTAATGTCTAGAAGAAATAGAGCCCCTAAGCGTGATATTTTACCAGATCCAAAGTATAAGAGTCAGGTTGTAGCTAAATTTGTAAATCATATTATGTTAGATGGTAAGAAGTCTGTTGCAGAAAAAATTGTTTATGGTGCGTTTGATAAGATTAAAGCGAAAGATTCTTCAGTTAATGAAGTGGAAGTTTTTGAGAGTGCTTTAGAGAGTATTAGTCCTTTAGTTGAGGTTAAGTCTCGTAGGGTTGGTGGTGCGACATATCAGGTTCCTGTTGAGGTTAGACCTGAGCGTCGTCAAACTTTAGGTATGAGATGGATTATAGAAGCAGCCCGTAAAAGAAAAGAGAGTACTATGGGTGATAGAGTGGCTGCTGAGCTACTTGAAGCTGTTGAAGGTAGGGGCGCTGCTATCAAAAAGAGAGAAGATACTCATAAAATGGCGGAAGCAAATAAAGCATTTGCTCATTTCCGTTGGTAATTTAAGGGAGAAATATAGTGTCTCGTAAAACGGTTTTAGAGAAATATAGAAATATTGGTATCTGTGCTCATGTTGACGCAGGTAAGACTACAACTACAGAGCGTATTCTATTTTACACTGGTTTGTCTCACAAGATTGGTGAGGTTCATGACGGTGCTGCTACTATGGATTGGATGGAGCAGGAGCAGGAAAGGGGTATTACTATTACTTCTGCTGCTACTACTACATTTTGGAAAGGTATGGATCAGCAATTTGATGAGCATCGTATTAATATTATTGATACTCCAGGTCACGTTGACTTCACTATTGAGGTAGAGCGTTCATTGCGTGTACTTGATGGTGCTGTGGTTGTTTTTTGTGGATCGTCTGGTGTCGAGCCTCAGTCAGAGACTGTATGGCGTCAAGCTAATAAATATGGTGTGCCAAGAATTGTTTTTGTAAATAAGATGGATAGATCTGGTGCGGACTTTGAAAGAGTGTGTGCTCAAATTAGGACTCGTCTT
It contains:
- the pyrH gene encoding UMP kinase, which translates into the protein MSAAPKLKRILLKLSGESLAGNNGFGIDVFNAQAIISQIKKLVDMGVEIAIVIGGGNILRGGRANFGDRIRRSTADSMGMIATMINALALRDMLLSEGVEAEAFSARSIDSLIKSASAHEFNIALNEGKVVIFSGGTGNPFVTTDSAASLRAVEIGANALLKATTVDGVYDKDPNKYADAKRFDSITFDEVLSKELSVMDLGSFLQCRDFNIPIYVFDMQKENALLDAVVNSSCGTWVV
- the frr gene encoding ribosome recycling factor, translated to MINEILKDAEVRMQKSLDVLSDDLAKVRTGRAHPDILAHIVIDYYGVETPVTQAASITVLDARTLGITPWEKGLAGKIEKAIISSDLGLNPTNLGDSLRIPMPALNEERRKELVKLVRSETENGKISVRNIRRDANGDIKELLKEKEITEDEAKRAEDSIQKITDKMIAQADALCTKKEQDLMAI
- the uppS gene encoding polyprenyl diphosphate synthase, with the translated sequence MSFGEEPNLRHIAVIMDGNGRWAKSRFKPRIFGHRSSVSRVDSTIEYCTENDVQALTLFAFGRDNWSRPKDEVDDLMELFLKTLENKAEKLHKNNVKLTVVGDRKRLSSELLAKIEEVEKLTAQNSALDLRLAVDYAGRWEILEAVKSLCLELSGDEERIRDIEMQDFEKKLVAGSLPVDLLIRTSGEVRLSDFMLWQLAYAEMYFTKVMWPDFTKKEMQKAVDYYYTRQRRFGKTS
- a CDS encoding phosphatidate cytidylyltransferase is translated as MKQRIVTGVLLALVVFGFLLVASDYIFGVGVFLVAILGAYEWIRLAGVSNNEDIIKYLAIYGVLAILVAALFKYIQFIFPVFWLYGVYKLYQYEKEKIEKLTSLEILIFGAFALTPFAASLYVLHSNGIAWVFLFILIIAAADSGAYFVGKSMGKTLLLPRLSPKKTIEGLIGGLILAIIVSIVFLLFMDLGFLKYLLMIIVCGVVSIVSVIGDVFESMIKRVAGVKDSGDILPGHGGILDRIDGYLPTLPLFVFLGYVVGVLNF
- the dut gene encoding dUTP diphosphatase, with the translated sequence MGRVQIKILNKELIGDIPRYATLGSAGVDLTACIKESVFLGPGECKLVGTGIAINIANPDLAALILPRSGLGHKKGLVLGNGTGLIDSDYQGELMVSCFNRSKEAIEIIPLMRFAQLVIIPVVQAEFDLVEEFDDVTSRASGGFGHTGEI
- the pgsA gene encoding CDP-diacylglycerol--glycerol-3-phosphate 3-phosphatidyltransferase, whose product is MFFNVPNLLTFGRLFLIPFMIICFYIDFKHHHGVTATLFLLGAATDWLDGYLARRWEQTSKLGAFLDPVADKLIVATALCLFVEMYPYWWATIPAIIMICREILVSALREWMAELGQRSVVKVGYWGKVKTAAQMTALFIFLIKPAIHFETSVDYSSFNTWFILLGFFMLYVAVVLTVYSMCNYLYVAFKSIFGKQN
- the rpsL gene encoding 30S ribosomal protein S12, with the translated sequence MATVNQLVNSPRKRSVVKSKVPALKACPQRRGVCTRVYTTTPKKPNSALRKVARVRLTSGFEVTSYIGGEGHNLQEHSVVLIRGGRVKDLPGVRYHIVRGALDTSGVNNRKHGRSKYGTKRPKS
- the rpsG gene encoding 30S ribosomal protein S7, producing the protein MSRRNRAPKRDILPDPKYKSQVVAKFVNHIMLDGKKSVAEKIVYGAFDKIKAKDSSVNEVEVFESALESISPLVEVKSRRVGGATYQVPVEVRPERRQTLGMRWIIEAARKRKESTMGDRVAAELLEAVEGRGAAIKKREDTHKMAEANKAFAHFRW